In Mycolicibacterium mucogenicum DSM 44124, the following are encoded in one genomic region:
- a CDS encoding GNAT family N-acetyltransferase has product MTTIIRPVRPGDEVEITAMIHELAAFEKAADQCTVTEAQIRTALFGGAESGQAAVSGHFVEVDGRPAAFALWFLNFSTWDGVSGIYLEDLFVRPDFRRRGLARKLLSTLAQECVERGYTRLQWAVLNWNVNAIALYDEVGGKPQSEWTTYRVSGPELTALAQG; this is encoded by the coding sequence ATGACGACGATCATCCGCCCGGTCCGGCCCGGCGACGAAGTCGAGATCACCGCGATGATCCACGAACTGGCCGCGTTCGAGAAGGCCGCCGACCAGTGCACCGTGACCGAAGCCCAGATTCGGACCGCGCTGTTCGGCGGCGCCGAATCGGGCCAGGCCGCGGTTTCGGGCCATTTCGTCGAGGTCGACGGCCGGCCCGCCGCGTTCGCGCTGTGGTTCCTGAACTTCTCGACGTGGGACGGCGTCTCCGGCATCTACCTCGAAGACCTGTTCGTGCGCCCCGACTTCCGGCGCCGCGGCCTGGCCCGCAAGCTCCTGTCGACGCTGGCGCAGGAATGCGTCGAGCGCGGGTACACGCGGTTGCAGTGGGCGGTGCTGAACTGGAACGTCAATGCCATCGCCCTGTACGACGAGGTCGGCGGCAAACCGCAGTCCGAGTGGACGACCTACCGGGTATCCGGACCCGAACTGACGGCCCTGGCCCAGGGCTGA
- a CDS encoding YchJ family protein produces MPTNNPPCRCDTGGEYAACCGPLHRGERSAATAVALMRSRFTAFALGEVGYLLATWHPDTRPADLDLDDAVVWRRLQIVDTEAGGADDPTGVVQFRAQYVRDGSRHILHERSRFTRGDDGDWLYVDGDFVD; encoded by the coding sequence GTGCCGACCAACAATCCACCGTGTCGCTGCGATACCGGGGGCGAGTACGCCGCCTGCTGCGGCCCGCTGCACCGCGGCGAGCGTTCCGCTGCCACCGCGGTGGCACTGATGCGTTCGCGGTTCACCGCGTTCGCCCTCGGTGAGGTCGGCTACCTGCTGGCGACCTGGCATCCGGACACCCGACCGGCAGACCTCGATCTCGATGACGCCGTTGTCTGGCGCCGGCTGCAGATCGTCGACACCGAGGCCGGCGGTGCGGACGATCCGACCGGCGTCGTGCAGTTCCGCGCGCAGTACGTGCGCGACGGCAGCCGGCACATCCTGCACGAGCGCAGCCGATTCACCCGCGGCGACGACGGCGACTGGCTGTACGTCGACGGCGACTTCGTGGACTAG
- a CDS encoding isochorismate synthase, producing MLADGPAQAFPNLDDARRALADDDVPILVGALPFDLDSPAALMAPATVTYADALPFTDDRLPAVRIAASLPSPDEHRARVAAAVQALRDPAAGLHKVVLARALELVADDALDPYVVLSRLADDHSATAFFTDLSAAGAPYSGTALLGASPELLVARRGDVVTCKPFAGSAPRSADPETDAANGAALAASAKNRHEHQLVVDIMREALEPLCSELDIAAEPQVSATTAVWHLSTPITGRLRETSTTALDLAIALHPTPAVGGVPTAAAARLINELEGDRGFYAGAVGWCDSAGDGRWVVSIRCGQLSADRLSIDARAGGGIVAESDPDDEVTETTTKFRTMLTALGVAQ from the coding sequence ATGCTGGCGGACGGGCCGGCGCAGGCCTTCCCGAATCTGGACGACGCCCGGCGGGCACTGGCCGACGACGACGTACCGATCCTGGTGGGCGCCTTGCCTTTTGACCTCGACTCCCCCGCCGCGTTGATGGCGCCGGCGACCGTCACATACGCCGACGCGCTGCCGTTCACCGATGATCGGCTGCCGGCGGTGCGGATCGCGGCCAGCCTGCCGTCACCCGACGAACACCGGGCCCGGGTCGCCGCCGCGGTACAGGCCCTGCGGGACCCGGCGGCGGGCCTGCACAAGGTGGTGCTGGCCCGGGCGCTCGAGCTCGTCGCCGACGACGCCCTCGACCCCTACGTGGTGCTCAGCCGTCTGGCCGACGACCACAGCGCCACAGCGTTTTTCACCGATCTCAGCGCCGCCGGTGCGCCGTACTCCGGCACCGCGCTGCTCGGCGCGAGCCCCGAACTACTGGTGGCCCGCCGCGGCGATGTGGTGACGTGCAAACCGTTCGCCGGCTCGGCGCCGCGGTCCGCCGACCCCGAGACGGACGCCGCCAACGGCGCCGCGCTGGCGGCGTCGGCCAAGAACCGGCACGAGCACCAGCTGGTGGTCGACATCATGCGCGAGGCGCTCGAACCGCTGTGTAGCGAGCTCGACATCGCCGCCGAGCCGCAGGTGAGCGCCACCACGGCCGTCTGGCACCTGAGCACGCCGATCACCGGTCGGCTGCGCGAGACATCCACCACCGCACTGGATTTGGCCATCGCACTGCATCCGACGCCGGCCGTCGGCGGTGTTCCCACCGCGGCGGCGGCGCGGCTGATCAACGAACTCGAAGGCGACCGCGGGTTCTATGCCGGCGCCGTCGGCTGGTGCGACAGCGCCGGCGACGGCCGGTGGGTGGTGTCGATCCGGTGCGGACAACTGTCCGCCGACCGGCTGTCGATCGACGCACGCGCCGGCGGCGGTATCGTCGCCGAATCGGACCCCGATGACGAAGTCACCGAGACCACAACAAAATTCAGGACGATGCTGACCGCACTGGGGGTAGCGCAATGA
- a CDS encoding DEAD/DEAH box helicase produces the protein MTALTAKTTEEKTFADLGVRDEIVQALAEDGKAHPFAIQELTLPLALAGDDLIGQARTGMGKTLAFGVPLLHRVASDASLPLTGTPRALVVVPTRELCIQVHGDLTMAGKHLKAGENGERKLRVEAIYGGRPYEPQIEALQQGVDVIVGTPGRLLDLAQQGHLQLGGLSVLVLDEADEMLDLGFLPDIERILRLTPDSRQAMLFSATMPDPIITLARTFMNQPTHIRAEAPHSAATHDSTKQYVYRAHALDKVEMVSRILQATGRGATMIFTRTKRTAQKVSDELAERGFKVGAVHGDLGQIAREKALKSFRNGDIDVLVATDVAARGIDIDDITHVINYQIPEDEMSYVHRIGRTGRAGKTGIAVTLVDWDELTRWALIDKALNLDCPDPAETYSRSPHLYEELDIPTDVTGSIGASRAKPAKKSSDPEVKRESSADKDRPARSRSRSRRRTRAGESATGHVEASGAAEGDTAEAGAPAGDSPAESSHSGRRRRRRRPSKAAAPEAAAVAAPAAE, from the coding sequence ATGACCGCATTGACTGCAAAGACAACCGAAGAAAAAACATTCGCTGACCTCGGCGTTCGGGACGAAATCGTCCAGGCGCTCGCCGAAGACGGCAAGGCCCACCCGTTCGCGATCCAGGAGCTGACGCTCCCGTTGGCGCTCGCCGGCGACGACCTGATCGGCCAGGCCCGCACCGGTATGGGCAAGACCCTGGCGTTCGGTGTGCCGCTGCTGCACCGCGTCGCCTCCGACGCCTCGCTGCCGCTGACCGGCACCCCCCGCGCGCTCGTCGTGGTCCCGACCCGCGAGCTCTGCATCCAGGTCCATGGCGATCTGACGATGGCCGGCAAACATCTCAAGGCCGGGGAAAACGGGGAACGCAAGCTCCGCGTCGAAGCCATCTACGGTGGCCGCCCCTACGAGCCGCAGATCGAGGCCCTGCAGCAGGGCGTCGACGTCATCGTCGGCACCCCGGGCCGGCTCCTGGACCTCGCTCAGCAGGGACACCTGCAGCTCGGCGGCCTCAGCGTCCTGGTCCTCGACGAGGCCGACGAGATGCTGGACCTGGGCTTCCTGCCCGACATCGAGCGCATCCTGCGGCTGACCCCGGATTCGCGCCAGGCCATGCTGTTCTCGGCCACCATGCCGGACCCGATCATCACGCTGGCCCGCACCTTCATGAACCAGCCGACGCATATCCGCGCCGAGGCCCCGCATTCGGCGGCCACCCATGACTCCACCAAGCAGTACGTCTACCGCGCCCACGCGCTGGACAAGGTGGAGATGGTCAGCCGCATCCTGCAGGCCACCGGCCGCGGCGCGACCATGATCTTCACCCGCACCAAGCGCACCGCCCAGAAGGTGTCCGACGAGCTCGCCGAACGCGGCTTCAAGGTCGGTGCTGTCCACGGTGACCTGGGCCAGATCGCCCGCGAGAAGGCCCTCAAGTCGTTCCGCAACGGGGATATCGACGTCCTGGTCGCGACCGACGTCGCGGCCCGCGGCATCGACATCGACGACATCACGCACGTCATCAACTACCAGATCCCCGAGGACGAAATGTCCTACGTGCACCGCATCGGCCGTACCGGCCGCGCCGGCAAGACCGGTATCGCCGTCACGCTGGTCGACTGGGACGAGCTGACCCGCTGGGCGCTCATCGACAAGGCCCTGAACCTGGATTGCCCGGATCCTGCCGAGACCTACTCCCGCTCGCCGCACCTGTACGAAGAGCTGGACATCCCGACCGACGTCACCGGTTCGATCGGGGCCTCTCGGGCCAAGCCCGCCAAGAAGTCGTCTGATCCCGAGGTCAAGCGCGAGTCGAGCGCCGACAAGGACCGCCCGGCCCGCAGCCGCAGCCGGTCCCGCCGCCGCACCCGCGCCGGTGAATCGGCCACGGGTCATGTCGAGGCGTCGGGTGCAGCCGAGGGCGACACCGCCGAAGCCGGTGCGCCGGCCGGCGACAGCCCCGCCGAGTCGAGCCACTCGGGTCGCCGCCGCCGGCGGCGTCGTCCGAGCAAGGCCGCGGCTCCCGAGGCCGCGGCCGTGGCAGCACCTGCCGCCGAATAG
- a CDS encoding ParA family protein gives MGTVTRVLAVANQKGGVAKTTTVASLGAALTEEGQRVLLVDLDPQGCLTFSLGQDPDKLPVSVHEVLLGDVEPDVALVSTAEGMTLLPANIDLAGAEAMLLMRAGREYALKRALAKIADQFDVVIIDCPPSLGVLTLNGLTAAGDVVVPLQCETLAHRGVGQFLRTVTDVQQITNPDLRLLGALPTLYDARTTHSRDVLLDVADRYSLVVLAPPIPRTVRFAEASASGSSVLAGRKNKGAIAYRELAQSLLKHWKKNKALPVFTPEV, from the coding sequence ATGGGCACCGTGACACGGGTACTTGCGGTCGCCAACCAAAAAGGTGGGGTCGCAAAAACGACGACAGTGGCGTCGCTGGGTGCAGCGCTGACCGAAGAGGGGCAGCGCGTACTGCTCGTCGATCTCGATCCGCAGGGCTGTCTGACCTTCTCTCTGGGCCAGGACCCCGACAAGCTGCCGGTCTCGGTGCACGAGGTGCTGCTCGGCGACGTGGAACCCGACGTCGCGCTGGTCTCGACCGCTGAGGGCATGACGCTGCTGCCGGCCAACATCGACCTGGCCGGTGCCGAAGCGATGCTGCTGATGCGGGCCGGCCGCGAGTACGCGCTCAAGCGCGCGCTGGCGAAGATCGCCGACCAGTTCGACGTCGTCATCATCGATTGCCCGCCGTCACTGGGCGTGCTGACCCTCAACGGCCTGACCGCCGCAGGCGACGTCGTCGTGCCCCTGCAGTGCGAGACGCTGGCCCACCGCGGTGTCGGCCAGTTCCTGCGGACCGTCACCGACGTGCAGCAGATCACCAACCCTGACCTGCGACTGCTGGGCGCGCTGCCGACGCTGTACGACGCCCGCACCACGCACAGCCGCGACGTCCTGCTCGACGTGGCCGACCGCTACAGCCTCGTGGTGCTCGCCCCGCCGATCCCGCGGACGGTGCGGTTCGCCGAGGCCAGCGCGTCGGGTTCGTCGGTCCTCGCGGGCCGGAAGAACAAGGGCGCCATCGCCTATCGCGAACTGGCGCAGTCACTGCTCAAGCACTGGAAGAAGAACAAGGCGCTGCCCGTCTTCACCCCTGAGGTCTGA
- the aroQ gene encoding type II 3-dehydroquinate dehydratase has translation MTDRRLLLVNGPNLNLLGTRQPEIYGSTTLAQIEQAVIDLAAQLGFSVRAVQSNHEGELVDAIQAARTDCVGIVINPAAYSHTSVAIADALTAAELPVAEVHLSNIHKREAFRHHSYVSAVAETVIAGAGPIGYELAVRYLADRLSQ, from the coding sequence GTGACCGATCGCCGCCTGCTCCTCGTCAACGGGCCCAACCTGAACCTGTTGGGCACTCGCCAGCCGGAAATCTACGGCTCGACCACGTTGGCGCAGATCGAGCAGGCCGTCATCGATCTCGCGGCACAACTGGGCTTCTCCGTGCGCGCGGTGCAGAGCAACCACGAAGGTGAACTGGTCGACGCGATTCAGGCGGCGCGCACCGACTGCGTCGGCATCGTGATCAACCCCGCCGCGTACAGCCACACCTCGGTGGCCATCGCCGACGCTCTCACCGCAGCCGAATTGCCGGTCGCCGAAGTGCATTTGAGCAACATCCACAAGCGCGAGGCCTTCCGGCACCATTCCTACGTGTCGGCGGTGGCCGAGACGGTGATCGCCGGCGCCGGTCCCATCGGTTACGAGCTGGCGGTGCGGTACCTGGCAGATCGGTTGTCGCAGTGA
- a CDS encoding PQQ-binding-like beta-propeller repeat protein, with product MVKPERRTKADLIAAAAIVVVVAVGAALIWWNSDARATVSRPADRPAPALHAAKTVPSTLRELWTAASGKTTQPSVVGGVVVTGDGDEMQGRDPATGNALWSYSRARELCGVTTVYQYAVAVYPDDRGCGQASAIDASTGRRGPARSSLADAEVKLSTDGTTILSYGDSRLEQWRSDLVRMISYGYLDAVVKPGVPASPLCRLVSAAASSASVAVMEACPKQNDLRLTLLKAAKEEDQPDVKRVSLPGVSVDSDAQVIAVSETKVAVYLPTPQPCVNIIDETGNTIASTLLPHAATPVTATTRVGDVVTWYTGDSVLVFDSNGLRYKYTVSAQGGQAPIGPATMLAGHLLVPVTSGYDTFDAQSGAGQTHIALARQPVNSAVIPALAGSVLLEQRGSQLVALGQ from the coding sequence ATGGTCAAACCGGAACGACGTACCAAAGCTGATCTGATCGCCGCCGCGGCCATCGTCGTGGTGGTCGCGGTCGGCGCAGCGCTGATCTGGTGGAACAGCGATGCGCGGGCCACCGTCAGCCGGCCCGCCGACCGTCCCGCACCGGCGTTGCACGCCGCCAAGACGGTGCCCTCGACGCTGCGCGAACTGTGGACCGCGGCCAGCGGCAAGACCACCCAGCCGTCGGTTGTCGGCGGCGTCGTGGTGACCGGCGACGGCGATGAGATGCAGGGCCGCGACCCGGCCACCGGCAACGCGTTGTGGAGCTACTCGCGCGCCCGCGAGCTGTGCGGCGTCACCACCGTGTACCAGTACGCGGTGGCGGTGTACCCCGACGACCGCGGCTGCGGGCAGGCCAGCGCCATCGACGCGAGCACCGGACGCCGCGGACCCGCCCGCAGCAGCCTCGCCGACGCCGAGGTGAAGCTGTCCACCGACGGGACGACGATCCTGTCGTACGGCGACAGCCGCCTGGAGCAGTGGCGTTCGGACCTGGTGCGGATGATCAGTTATGGCTACCTCGACGCGGTGGTCAAACCCGGCGTCCCGGCCTCTCCCCTGTGCCGCTTGGTATCCGCCGCGGCGAGCTCGGCTTCGGTGGCCGTCATGGAGGCGTGTCCCAAGCAGAACGACCTGCGGCTGACGCTGCTCAAGGCCGCCAAGGAAGAGGACCAGCCGGACGTCAAGCGGGTATCGCTGCCCGGCGTCAGCGTGGACTCGGACGCGCAGGTCATCGCGGTGTCGGAGACCAAGGTCGCGGTCTACCTGCCGACGCCGCAGCCGTGCGTGAACATCATCGACGAAACCGGCAACACCATCGCCAGCACGCTGCTGCCGCATGCCGCGACGCCGGTGACGGCGACGACCCGCGTCGGCGACGTCGTCACCTGGTACACGGGCGACTCGGTGCTGGTCTTCGACAGCAACGGGCTGCGCTACAAGTACACCGTCAGCGCGCAGGGCGGGCAGGCACCGATCGGTCCGGCCACCATGCTGGCCGGACATCTGCTGGTTCCGGTGACCAGCGGCTACGACACGTTCGACGCGCAGAGCGGCGCCGGCCAGACGCACATCGCGCTCGCCCGGCAACCGGTCAACTCCGCGGTCATCCCGGCCCTGGCCGGTTCGGTGCTGCTGGAGCAGCGGGGCAGCCAGTTGGTGGCGCTGGGTCAGTGA
- a CDS encoding adenylate/guanylate cyclase domain-containing protein yields MRFQRRQLLSRVSIQSKLVVMLVLCTIIAATVVGVIGFRAGRASLRDSVLNRLTELRQSQSRELKDQLSDLKNSMIIYARGAHTQGALAEFTAGFDALADKPISPAQSQSITDYYTNTFLKEVQQSSGAKLNVDQLLPRDNAQRYLQANYTAVRKDDDTAVKVDDAHDGSIWSAANARYQDFFRQIVTRFEFQDALLLDSRGNVVYTAYKDVDLGTNILTGPYSGSKLRGAYEKAMSANAVDYVGITDFEVYQPAENVPTAWMITPIVTAGRAMGALALQFPVTKINRLMTFDQRWKESGLGNTGEVFLVGPDDLMRSDSRMFLQDRQAYKNDVVAAGTPADVADRAIQLGGTTLVQPVPSTTNKQALRGESGTRLATDYLGHEVLLAYAPITIPDAELHWTIIGKIDTSEAFQRETAFTRTIVLTTVGIIFAVCIAAMFLAQLFVRPIRRLEAGAQRISAGDYNINVPVETRDEIGELTEAFNEMSRSLTVKEELLVEQRKENAKLLTLLMPEPVVERYQQGEEIAPEEHQNVTVIFTEVIGLDRLQAQLTSQGSLAVVTELERQFDAAADSLGIERVRAIRNGYLGSCGLNTPRLDNVRRTVDFALECQRIIDRFNSETGNHLGLRAGIDTGTVSSGLGGEYSVVYDMWGAAVNVAYQVKSGSPQPGIDVTDRVYQALQATMTFTSAGTMSVDGQDEPIWRLVVPE; encoded by the coding sequence ATGCGATTCCAGCGTCGCCAACTGCTGTCCAGGGTGAGTATCCAGTCGAAGCTCGTGGTGATGCTGGTGCTGTGCACCATCATCGCGGCGACCGTCGTCGGCGTCATCGGGTTCCGCGCCGGTCGCGCCTCGCTTCGGGACTCGGTCCTGAACCGGCTCACCGAACTTCGGCAGTCGCAGTCCCGTGAACTCAAGGACCAGCTGTCCGATCTGAAGAACTCGATGATCATCTACGCGCGCGGCGCCCACACCCAGGGCGCGCTCGCGGAATTCACCGCGGGATTCGACGCGTTGGCGGACAAGCCCATCAGTCCGGCGCAGTCGCAGTCGATCACCGACTACTACACCAACACCTTCCTCAAGGAGGTGCAGCAGTCCAGCGGCGCCAAGCTGAACGTCGATCAACTGCTGCCGAGGGACAACGCCCAGCGGTACCTGCAGGCCAACTACACCGCCGTGCGGAAGGACGACGACACCGCGGTCAAGGTCGACGACGCCCACGACGGCAGCATCTGGTCCGCGGCGAACGCCCGCTATCAGGACTTCTTCCGCCAGATCGTCACCCGGTTCGAATTCCAGGACGCGCTGCTGCTCGACAGCCGCGGCAACGTGGTCTACACCGCGTACAAGGACGTCGACCTGGGCACCAACATCCTGACCGGGCCCTACAGCGGCTCCAAACTCCGTGGCGCATATGAGAAAGCGATGTCCGCCAACGCCGTCGACTACGTCGGCATCACCGATTTCGAGGTGTACCAGCCGGCGGAGAACGTGCCCACCGCCTGGATGATCACCCCGATCGTCACCGCCGGGCGCGCGATGGGTGCGCTCGCCCTGCAATTCCCGGTCACGAAGATCAACCGGCTCATGACTTTCGACCAACGCTGGAAGGAATCCGGCCTGGGCAACACCGGCGAAGTCTTCCTGGTCGGCCCCGACGACCTGATGCGCTCGGATTCCCGGATGTTCCTGCAGGATCGGCAGGCCTACAAGAACGATGTCGTCGCGGCCGGCACCCCGGCCGACGTCGCCGACCGCGCCATCCAGTTGGGCGGCACCACCCTGGTGCAACCGGTGCCCTCGACCACCAACAAGCAGGCCCTGCGGGGCGAGTCCGGAACCCGGCTGGCCACCGACTATCTCGGCCACGAGGTGCTGCTGGCCTACGCCCCCATCACGATTCCCGACGCCGAACTGCACTGGACCATCATCGGCAAGATCGACACGTCGGAGGCTTTCCAGCGGGAGACCGCGTTCACCAGGACCATCGTGTTGACGACGGTCGGCATCATCTTCGCGGTGTGCATCGCCGCGATGTTCCTGGCTCAGCTCTTCGTTCGGCCCATCCGGCGGCTGGAGGCGGGCGCGCAACGGATCAGCGCCGGCGACTACAACATCAACGTGCCCGTCGAGACGCGCGACGAGATCGGCGAGCTGACAGAGGCTTTCAACGAGATGAGCCGGAGCCTGACGGTCAAGGAGGAGCTGCTCGTCGAGCAGCGCAAGGAGAACGCCAAGCTCTTGACGCTGTTGATGCCCGAACCGGTCGTCGAGCGCTACCAGCAGGGCGAGGAGATCGCCCCGGAGGAGCACCAGAACGTCACGGTGATCTTCACCGAGGTCATCGGACTGGACCGGCTACAGGCGCAGTTGACGTCACAGGGGTCGCTCGCCGTGGTCACCGAGCTCGAGCGCCAATTCGACGCGGCCGCAGACAGTCTCGGCATCGAACGCGTCCGCGCGATCCGGAACGGCTACCTGGGCAGCTGCGGCCTCAACACCCCGAGGCTCGACAACGTCCGGCGGACCGTCGACTTCGCCCTGGAATGCCAACGCATCATCGACCGGTTCAACAGCGAGACCGGTAACCATCTGGGCCTGCGTGCCGGCATCGACACCGGCACCGTCAGCAGTGGTCTCGGCGGCGAGTACTCCGTCGTCTACGACATGTGGGGCGCTGCGGTCAACGTCGCGTACCAGGTCAAGAGCGGTTCACCGCAACCCGGAATCGATGTCACCGACCGGGTTTATCAGGCGCTGCAGGCCACCATGACCTTCACGTCTGCCGGCACCATGTCCGTCGACGGGCAGGACGAGCCGATCTGGCGACTGGTGGTGCCGGAATGA
- a CDS encoding mechanosensitive ion channel family protein, with protein sequence MADVFTSAWFYWAVGIAVGLPIGLVVLTEWQHALRRRHSFLVRPVTVLRNYLLPLGALLLLLTEARQIPAGATSVRTVATLFAFVVLILLLSGVNATLFQGAPAGTWRKRVPTIFVDVARFVLIAVGLAVIFSYIWGANVRGLFTALGITSIVIGLTLQNSVGQIISGLLMLFEQPFQIGDWLDTAAARGRVVEVNWRAVHLETGAGTQITPNSVLAGASFTNLSRPADAHSITVTTIFSLDDPPNQVCALLTRLAADLPMRRPDGTVSSTPAGGLEYQTTIPLHSPADDGETKKLFLQWVWYASRRAGLHLDEAEDVFSTTERLAAAVAEVVAPTLRLSADQQRELLGAANLERYGIGELVQRVGEVPERMTFILSGRVQLTAGGDDGSETLIGILENGSYLGQSTLTRQPVIGNAHALDEVTVVHVERDHIETVVQRNPVLLQEFGRIIEDRRAHARRLLSAD encoded by the coding sequence ATCGCCGACGTGTTCACCTCGGCCTGGTTCTACTGGGCCGTGGGCATCGCGGTCGGGTTGCCGATCGGGCTGGTCGTGCTCACCGAATGGCAGCACGCGCTGCGCCGCAGGCACAGCTTCCTGGTGCGGCCGGTGACCGTGCTGCGCAACTACCTGCTGCCGCTGGGTGCGCTGCTGCTGCTGTTGACCGAGGCCCGGCAGATACCGGCCGGAGCGACCTCGGTCCGCACCGTCGCAACACTTTTCGCGTTCGTCGTGCTGATCCTGCTGCTGTCCGGCGTGAACGCCACGCTGTTCCAGGGGGCACCCGCGGGGACCTGGCGCAAGCGTGTCCCGACGATCTTCGTCGACGTCGCCCGGTTCGTCCTCATCGCGGTCGGTCTGGCGGTCATCTTCTCCTACATCTGGGGAGCGAACGTCCGCGGCCTGTTCACGGCGCTGGGCATCACCTCGATCGTCATCGGCCTGACACTGCAGAATTCGGTGGGTCAGATCATCTCGGGCCTGTTGATGTTGTTCGAGCAGCCGTTCCAGATCGGCGACTGGCTGGACACCGCCGCCGCACGCGGCCGGGTGGTCGAAGTCAATTGGCGTGCAGTGCATCTGGAGACCGGCGCCGGAACCCAGATCACCCCGAACTCGGTGCTGGCCGGGGCGTCGTTCACCAACCTGAGCCGGCCGGCCGACGCGCATTCGATCACCGTGACAACCATCTTCTCGCTCGACGATCCGCCGAACCAGGTGTGCGCGTTGCTCACACGCCTGGCCGCAGACCTGCCGATGCGGCGCCCTGACGGCACCGTCTCGTCGACCCCCGCAGGCGGGCTCGAATATCAGACCACCATTCCCCTACACTCCCCCGCCGACGACGGAGAGACGAAAAAGCTTTTCCTGCAATGGGTCTGGTATGCATCCCGGCGGGCAGGCCTGCACCTCGACGAGGCCGAGGACGTCTTCTCGACGACCGAACGGCTGGCCGCGGCCGTCGCCGAAGTCGTCGCACCGACCCTGCGGCTCAGCGCCGACCAGCAACGCGAACTGCTGGGCGCGGCGAACCTGGAACGCTACGGCATCGGCGAACTGGTCCAGCGGGTCGGCGAGGTACCCGAACGCATGACGTTCATCCTGTCCGGACGTGTTCAGCTGACCGCCGGCGGTGACGACGGCTCGGAGACCTTGATCGGAATCCTCGAGAACGGCAGCTATCTCGGCCAGAGCACATTGACCCGGCAGCCGGTCATCGGCAATGCCCACGCCCTCGACGAAGTCACCGTGGTGCACGTCGAACGCGACCACATCGAGACGGTGGTACAGCGGAATCCGGTGCTGCTACAGGAATTCGGCCGGATCATCGAAGACCGCCGGGCCCACGCCCGGCGCCTGCTGAGTGCCGACTGA
- a CDS encoding acid phosphatase translates to MSIGVDPAGELLTHRLILLRHGQTEWSRSGRHTGRTDLELTEEGRQQARSAASALAELKLDDPLVISSPRQRAVVTAELAGLDVAETTELLAEWDYGDYEGLTTPQIREQVPDWLVWTHGCPGGESLADVSARADRAVALALDHMATRDVVFVGHGHFSRAVMTRWMELPVTDGIRISMAAASISVCGFEHRVRQLVALGLTGHPNPCLPE, encoded by the coding sequence GTGAGTATTGGCGTCGACCCGGCAGGCGAACTGCTGACACACCGGCTCATCCTGCTCCGGCACGGCCAGACCGAATGGTCGCGCAGCGGCCGGCACACCGGACGCACCGACCTGGAGCTGACCGAGGAAGGCCGGCAGCAGGCCCGCAGCGCCGCCTCGGCACTGGCCGAGCTGAAGCTCGACGACCCCTTGGTGATCAGCAGCCCGCGGCAGCGGGCCGTGGTCACCGCCGAACTCGCCGGGCTGGACGTCGCCGAGACCACCGAACTGCTGGCCGAGTGGGACTACGGCGACTACGAAGGCCTGACCACGCCGCAGATTCGCGAGCAGGTGCCCGACTGGCTGGTGTGGACGCACGGCTGCCCCGGCGGCGAGAGTCTGGCCGACGTCAGCGCCCGCGCCGACCGCGCCGTGGCGCTGGCCCTGGACCACATGGCGACGCGCGACGTGGTGTTCGTCGGGCACGGCCACTTCTCGCGGGCCGTGATGACGCGGTGGATGGAGCTCCCGGTGACCGACGGCATCCGGATCTCCATGGCGGCGGCCTCGATCTCGGTGTGCGGGTTCGAGCACCGCGTGCGCCAGTTGGTCGCGCTCGGTCTCACCGGCCACCCCAACCCGTGCCTGCCCGAGTGA